A region from the Ursus arctos isolate Adak ecotype North America unplaced genomic scaffold, UrsArc2.0 scaffold_6, whole genome shotgun sequence genome encodes:
- the PLEKHF2 gene encoding pleckstrin homology domain-containing family F member 2, protein MVDRLANSEANTRRINIVENCFGAAGQPLTIPGRVLIGEGVLTKLCRKKPKARQFFLFNDILVYGNIVIQKKKYNKQHIIPLENVTIDSIKDEGDLRNGWLIKTPTKSFAVYAATATEKSEWMNHINKCVTDLLSKSGKTPSNEHAAVWVPDSEATVCMRCQKAKFTPVNRRHHCRKCGFVVCGPCSEKRFLLPSQSSKPVRICDFCYDLLSTGDMAACQPTRSDSYSQSLKSPLNDVSDDDDDDDSSD, encoded by the coding sequence ATGGTGGATCGCTTGGCAAACAGTGAAGCAAATACTAGACGTATAAATATAGTAGAAAACTGTTTTGGAGCAGCTGGTCAACCCTTAACTATACCTGGAAGGGTTCTTATTGGAGAAGGAGTATTGACTAAGTTGTGCAGAAAAAAGCCCAAAGCAAGgcagtttttcttatttaatgatATTCTTGTATATGGCAATATTGTcatccagaagaaaaaatataacaaacaaCATATTATTCCCCTGGAGAATGTCACTATTGATTCCATCAAAGATGAGGGAGACTTGAGGAATGGATGGCTTATCAAGACACCAACTAAATCATTTGCAGTTTATGCTGCCACTGCCACTGAGAAATCAGAATGGAtgaatcacataaataaatgtgttaCTGATTTACTCTCCAAAAGTGGGAAGACACCCAGTAATGAACATGCTGCTGTCTGGGTTCCTGACTCTGAAGCAACTGTATGTATGCGTTGCCAGAAAGCAAAATTCACACCTGTTAATCGTCGTCACCATTGCCGCAAATGTGGTTTTGTTGTCTGTGGGCCCTGCTCTGAAAAGAGATTTCTTCTTCCAAGCCAGTCCTCTAAGCCTGTGCGGATTTGTGACTTCTGCTATGACCTGCTTTCTACGGGGGACATGGCCGCATGCCAGCCTACTAGATCAGACTCTTACAGTCAGTCATTGAAGTCTCCTTTAAATGATGtgtctgatgatgatgatgatgatgatagcagTGACTAA